GTCATTAACCATAAGAGCAGCTTAAAATCCACCTTTGCTACATAAACCGGATGAATAATTGCTAAAGTGGTGATAGCTCCAGCCAGTAGCACATTGCTGATAGTAGTATTTATAAAACCTTTGAGATATTTATTTTCTCTTCGCAATACATAGAGAACAAGTGAATAAATGTGCAATGAAAAGGAAATTTGAAGAAGTATAAAAAGGGCAATTAACATCAGTATTCCTGTAAACTGTTATTCGAATAGCAAAACCCTTTTTATGATATAGTATAATACTTTAATTTGCAAGCATTCTTTATTATTTATTTTATTTTTTATAACAGGAAATGGTTATCGTGTACGCGAATTTATATTGATTAGGATTCCAGCGCTAATAAGTGACATTATTAAATTTGAACCACCATATGATAAAAAAGTAAGGGGAAGACCAGTAACAGGCATTATACCCAATGCCATACCAATATTAATAATCACATGAAAAAATATCATGCACGTTATTCCACCTGCAACAAGCATACCAAATTTATCTGAAGCTTTTAATGCAATGGTGAACCCCTTATAGATGATGTACGTGTATAACAGAAGTACTATAGTTGCACCAATAAAGCCCCACTCTTCGGCAATGACAGAAAAAATAAAATCAGTGGATTTTTCAGGCAAAAAACCCAGTTGTGATTGTGAGCCTTTTAAAAATCCTTTGCCTATGATTCCACCTGAACCAATAGCTATCTTTGATTGTATCACATTATATCCTGAACCATAAGGGTCTAAATCAGGATTTAAGAATACCAAAATTCTACGCTTTTGATATTCTTTTAAAAATCGTTGTATAATGACCGATAAGAATAAACCTGATGAAAATATAAAAGAAGGGATATAGATTGCCCTGTATATTTTAGAATTAAAGAAGAAATAAAGAATAAATGTAATAATAGCAACAATTAATAACGAACCAGAAATTATATATAAAAGATCATTGCCCTTTAAGAATGAAAAAATACCACCTGATATACTTACTCCACTCCATTCCAGATATGTCAGCATCATTGGCACAAACAGGGCTATAGTAGCTATTCCTACAATAGATATCAATTGTGGAATGTCAGCACCACCTAAAAATAATAATGTTAAAAATATTGGCACATAAATCATTGCTGTGCCAAAATCTGGTTGCAAGTAAATGAGTAACACAGGTATGCCAATGATAGCAAAGGGTATAAATAGTTCACGTAATCGTTTTATATCAAATTGTCGTAATTCCAGATATTTTGACAGTATCAAAATGCTTGCCAATTTCATAAACTCAGACGGCTGTATGGCAAAAAACCCAAAACTTAGCCATGCACGGGTATTACGTATTTTTGCTCCAAAAATAGTTGTTATCAAAAGGAAAAATAGTAATATTAAATATATATATAGCGAATAGTCACCCAGTAACCTGTAATGTATTCGTGAAATAGCAAACATACATCCAGCACCAATGATAAACCATAACAACTGCTTTTTGTACAACCCACTGTTGACCTTTTCAATTGGGTCAAAACCTGTTGCGTAAATAGTAATAATACCAATTAATACAAGAGCAATAATGGCAAAAAGGAAATTAACATCATATTCCTGAAAAGCTGATTTTATGGTTTTAAGCATTAAAAATATCCCTTTTTTATTAGTGTGCTGAAAACCTGTTCAGCAACTGGCACGGCAGTAGCTGCTCCTGCAACCCCATATTCAACCATGACAACTATAGCTACAACCTTTTCTGGCTCTGCATCATATGGACCAAAACCAACAAACCAGGCATGCTGACTGGCATCTTCCTGCCTTTTGGAACGTGTTTGTGCGGTACCTGTTTTACCACACATTTGCACTTTCAGATACCCTAACCGTGCTGCAGTTCCATTGATTACAGCCATTCTCATTCCCTGTTTGATAGTATCCAGCGTTGTTGGAGATAAAGGGATTTCCCGCAATTTTTCAGGAACAACAACTGAAACTATGGATGAATTATCATTTGAACGAATCTCTTTTACAAGATGTGGCTTGAAAACAACCCCTGAATTAACAATAGCAGATAGAAAATCCATCATGCCCATAGGTGTTACCAGCATAAAACCCTGACCAATGGAAAGATTTACCGTATCACCATCAAACCACGGCTGACCAAAGGTCTTTAGTTTCCACTTTTTTGAAGGTATGAATCCTGTAATCTCACCTGGTATATCAATACCTGACGGTTCAGCTAAACCTAAATAGCCCGCATAATTAAAAATGGTAGTTGGCCCTAATTTTAAGCCAAGCTGATAAAAATAAACACTGCATGATTTTGCAATAGCCCACAATAAATTAACTGAACCATGAGCCTGATAGCAATAAAAATCCCTGTCTACATATCCCTTCAATGTATATTTACCAGGGCAATATAATGTTACATTGGGATTCCATTTTTCCTCTTCCAATGCAGCAATGGCAGTAACCAGTTTAAAGGTTGATGCAGGGGGATATCGCGATTGGATAGTCCTGTTTAAAAATGGCTTATTTTTATCATTATTTAACTGTGTTATGATTTTTGCATTATTTTTTGATATAATAAGATTTGGATCATAATCCGGCTTACTTACTAAACTTAAGATTTCACCTGTTGCAGGCTTCATGACAATAACAGAGCCCCTGTTATCTCCCAATGCAGTATAAGCTGTTTTCTGGACATCATAATCAATTGTAAGAACGATATTATACCCTGGCTTGGGATGCTGGCCAATTTCTTCTCCCTCAGTTCTGTTTTTTGCATCAACAATACGGCGTACATAACCATCAACACCTCGTAATGTTGAATCATACTGCCGTTCAATTCCTGCTTTACCTATTTTTTGATAGTATTTGTATCCAACATCCTTATAAGTATTATATTCATCTTTAGTCAGGCTTCCGATGTATCCCAACACATGCGAAAACATGTTTGCAAAAGGATACACCCGCACCGGTGCATCTTCCCACATGATGTTTGGAAATTTATCCTGATTTGTGGCGATAGTTACTACAATATCAAAAGGAACATCTTCCTGAATAATATATCTGTTATAGGGATTATTTACCTTAATATCCTGGATTATCTCATCATAGGGAAGTTTTAAAAGTGCACATACATTTTTTATTGCATAATATAATGTTTGTTTTTCCTGATATCGGGCGGGAATAACAATAATATTAAAAGACGGTCTGTTTGTTGCCAGTACCATATTCTGTTTATCAGAAGCAAAATTTCTGTCATAAATTTCGCCACGGGATGCAGGAATAGGAATATTGTTTTCCATGTTCATGCGTGACTTTTCCGAATATTCCTTCCCCTGAATTATCTGCAGATTGACAAGCTG
The Spirochaetota bacterium genome window above contains:
- the mrdA gene encoding penicillin-binding protein 2; the encoded protein is MQFASIRTKIIEEFRKRLFFVGIIVIAMFGIFFFQLVNLQIIQGKEYSEKSRMNMENNIPIPASRGEIYDRNFASDKQNMVLATNRPSFNIIVIPARYQEKQTLYYAIKNVCALLKLPYDEIIQDIKVNNPYNRYIIQEDVPFDIVVTIATNQDKFPNIMWEDAPVRVYPFANMFSHVLGYIGSLTKDEYNTYKDVGYKYYQKIGKAGIERQYDSTLRGVDGYVRRIVDAKNRTEGEEIGQHPKPGYNIVLTIDYDVQKTAYTALGDNRGSVIVMKPATGEILSLVSKPDYDPNLIISKNNAKIITQLNNDKNKPFLNRTIQSRYPPASTFKLVTAIAALEEEKWNPNVTLYCPGKYTLKGYVDRDFYCYQAHGSVNLLWAIAKSCSVYFYQLGLKLGPTTIFNYAGYLGLAEPSGIDIPGEITGFIPSKKWKLKTFGQPWFDGDTVNLSIGQGFMLVTPMGMMDFLSAIVNSGVVFKPHLVKEIRSNDNSSIVSVVVPEKLREIPLSPTTLDTIKQGMRMAVINGTAARLGYLKVQMCGKTGTAQTRSKRQEDASQHAWFVGFGPYDAEPEKVVAIVVMVEYGVAGAATAVPVAEQVFSTLIKKGYF
- the rodA gene encoding rod shape-determining protein RodA, which translates into the protein MLKTIKSAFQEYDVNFLFAIIALVLIGIITIYATGFDPIEKVNSGLYKKQLLWFIIGAGCMFAISRIHYRLLGDYSLYIYLILLFFLLITTIFGAKIRNTRAWLSFGFFAIQPSEFMKLASILILSKYLELRQFDIKRLRELFIPFAIIGIPVLLIYLQPDFGTAMIYVPIFLTLLFLGGADIPQLISIVGIATIALFVPMMLTYLEWSGVSISGGIFSFLKGNDLLYIISGSLLIVAIITFILYFFFNSKIYRAIYIPSFIFSSGLFLSVIIQRFLKEYQKRRILVFLNPDLDPYGSGYNVIQSKIAIGSGGIIGKGFLKGSQSQLGFLPEKSTDFIFSVIAEEWGFIGATIVLLLYTYIIYKGFTIALKASDKFGMLVAGGITCMIFFHVIINIGMALGIMPVTGLPLTFLSYGGSNLIMSLISAGILININSRTR